A single window of Ictalurus furcatus strain D&B chromosome 3, Billie_1.0, whole genome shotgun sequence DNA harbors:
- the ap5s1 gene encoding AP-5 complex subunit sigma-1: protein MVVCFLIHTVCPVSALSAGESRILYSRLFGPEEPTLLHRTAEQQRLAQKETLGLVARQVRSAVSASREASGRVFVEAGLGEEATALSEAEYGVLSLAHREPFAGRCAALWLGVQALAFTLVCQPHENLLLAEATLRNLTRHCLEELRLLGPGSEVLLKSDRVDAMLQRLLPHGQLLFLNHRFALTMDKEISSYMGK from the exons ATGGTGGTCTGCTTTCTTATTCACACCGTGTGCCCGGTGAGCGCGCTCTCTGCCGGTGAGAGCCGGATCCTGTACTCTCGCCTGTTCGGACCGGAGGAACCGACACTGCTCCACCGAACCGCCGAGCAGCAGCGACTGGCCCAAAAGGAGACTCTCGGTCTCGTAGCCAG GCAGGTGCGCAGTGCTGTGTCTGCAAGCAGGGAGGCGTCAGGCAGAGTGTTTGTGGAGGCCGGGCTCGGTGAAGAAGCCACGGCTTTGAGTGAGGCTGAATATGGCGTGTTGTCTTTGGCTCACAGGGAGCCATTTGCAGGGCGCTGTGCTGCTCTGTGGCTTGGGGTTCAGGCTCTAGCCTTCACTCTGGTGTGTCAGCCACATGAGAACCTGCTGCTTGCTGAGGCAACTCTGCGGAACCTGACACGCCACTGCCTGGAGGAACTGCGTCTGCTTGGACCTGgaagtgag GTGCTGTTAAAAAGTGATCGGGTGGATGCAATGCTTCAGCGGCTTCTTCCCCATGGACAGCTCCTCTTCCTTAACCATCGCTTTGCACTTACCATGGACAAAGAGATATCCAGCTACATGGGCAAATAA
- the cdc25b gene encoding M-phase inducer phosphatase 2: MEMELGKAASSFSPVSLELGAGRDSVLRVSRPALPEIGLKDSPCIKNLFSPGTTTVLSPVTNLTLNLDNLAVEGQCETPKRKKLEKNVPLLKIPSFASDTSSDAGVGLDSPSPVDPVDAEQKFEQAIQNATRVINERMPIRRINSLPLRLLGHSPNLRSKDSDTPRYGIFSQSCTLSLDNKENLHDASFEFKKPTKPVSRCRLRSTGEAKEAFASRPSSAPALMLSPTSSNQLASPDSDSPFTLRCTSFSSFPNDDDDGFLDVLDDVETDSDVPTGMASLLTAPLVADQSMEAAVSPVRCRPRGLFRSPSMPAGGGRAPLKRPDRPRDENTPVRVKRRRSVAGSHVTAMEQEDDVPQQVQRSKSFNHSEIERLLDSDPSNVIGDFTKPPALPTVDGRHQDLKYITPEIMCAAMNGQFSDVVERLFIIDCRYPYEYEGGHIKGALNLHQEDQVEECFFKQPILSECPEKRVLLVFHCEFSSERGPRMCRFVRERDRVINEYPNLHYPELYVLKGGYKDFFPLHKMECEPQDYRPMHHEDFKDDLRKFRLKSRTWAGERSKRDMYSRLKKL, from the exons ATGGAAATGGAGCTCggtaaagctgcaagcagcttCAGCCCTGTGAGTCTGGAGCTGGGCGCGGGCCGTGACTCAGTCCTCAGAGTTTCCCGTCCAGCTCTGCCCGAGATTGGGCTGAAGGACTCCCCCTGCATCAAAAACCTCTTCTCCCCCGGAACCACCACCGTGCTGTCTCCTGTGACCAACCTGACCCTCAACTTGGACAACCTCGCTGTTGAAGG GCAATGTGAGACCCCCAAAAGGAAGAAACTAGAAAAAAATGTGCCCTTGCTGAAGATTCCATCATTCGCTTCAGACACTTCCTCAGATGCAG GAGTGGGATTGGACTCTCCTAGCCCTGTAGACCCAGTGGATGCGGAACAGAA GTTTGAGCAGGCCATACAGAATGCTACCAGAGTGATAAATGA AAGAATGCCCATTCGCAGGATAAACTCATTACCA TTGCGATTGCTGGGTCACAGCCCCAATCTGAGGAGTAAAGATTCTGACACTCCTCGGTATGGCATCTTTAGTCAGAGCTGCACACTCAGCTTGGACAACAAGGAGAACCTGCATGAT GCAAGTTTTGAGTTTAAGAAGCCCACCAAGCCTGTTTCTCGCTGTCGACTGCGTTCAACTGGGGAGGCAAAGGAAGCTTTTGCTAGCCGGCCCAGCTCTGCTCCTGCTCTTATG CTTTCTCCTACCTCATCTAATCAGCTAGCCTCACCAGATAGTGACAGTCCCTTCACACTGCGATGCACATCATTTTCCAGCTTTCCTAATGATGACGACGATGGCTTTTTAGATGTACTTGATGATGTAGAG ACGGACTCTGATGTACCTACGGGAATGGCTAGTTTGCTCACTGCTCCTCTGGTTGCTGACCAAAGCATGGAAGCTGCAGTCTCT CCGGTTCGATGTCGGCCACGAGGGCTGTTTCGCTCACCCTCCATGCCAGCAGGAGGAGGCCGTGCTCCACTTAAAAGGCCAGATAGGCCCAGAGATGAGAACACGCCTGTGCGtgtgaagaggaggaggagtgtcGCTGGGTCACATGTCACAGCCATGGAGCAGGAGGATGATGTTCCTCAACAG GTTCAACGCTCAAAATCTTTTAATCATTCAGAGATAGAGAGACTACTGGACTCTGACCCCAGTAATGTGATAGGAGATTTTACCAAG ccTCCTGCTTTGCCCACAGTGGATGGAAGACACCAAGACTTGAAATACATCACTCCAGAAATT ATGTGTGCAGCAATGAACGGACAGTTCAGTGATGTGGTGGAGAGGCTGTTTATCATTGACTGTCGCTATCCATACGAATATGAAGGAGGACACATCAAG ggtGCACTAAACTTGCATCAAGAGGACCAGGTTGAAGAGTGCTTTTTCAAACAGCCCATCCTCTCGGAATGCCCTGAAAAGCGCGTGCTGCTGGTATTCCATTGTGAGTTTTCGTCTGAACGTGGCCCACGAATGTGTCGCTTTGTCCGTGAGAGAGACCGTGTTATCAATGAATATCCCAATCTCCATTACCCTGAACTCTATGTACTAAAGGGAGGCTACAAGGACTTTTTCCCCCTACATAAG ATGGAATGTGAGCCTCAGGATTACAGGCCGATGCATCATGAGGACTTTAAGGATGATCTGAGGAAGTTTCGCCTGAAGAGCCGGACATGGGCTGGGGAGCGCAGCAAAAGAGACATGTACAGCCGGCTTAAAAAGCTTTGA